The following is a genomic window from Zetaproteobacteria bacterium.
ATGGTTTCGCAAGAAACCATCATCGCGACCATGGAGGGTCGCGCAAATCCGGAGGTTGCAGACGCAACCGACGGATTTGTAAGGGGATCGAAGACCGCGATCTTCGATCCCCGTCAAGCAAAAAGTCCACGGACGGACTTTTTGCGACTCGATCATAAATGAAACGAACCAGGGCGGACGGGAAGTTGCGCAAACGCTTCTACGAACGGGAGCTGGCCAAGCTGCAGATCGAGCTGGTCAAGCTGCAGGAGTGGATCCGGGCCAAAGGGCTGAAGGTGGTGGTGATCTTCGAGGGACGTGACGCCGCCGGCAAGGGGGGCTGCATCAAGCGGATCACCGAAAAACTCAACCCCCGGGTATGCAAGGTGGCGGCCCTGCCGGCACCGACCGAACGGGAGAAGACCCAGTGGTACTTCCAACGCTACGTCGCCTATCTGCCGGCGGCGGGCGAGATGGTGCTGTTCGACCGCAGCTGGTACAACCGCGCCGGAGTGGAGCGGGTGATGGGATTCTGCACCGAGGAGGAGTACCAGGACTTCCTGCGCAGCTGCCCGGAGTTCGAGCGGATGCTGATCCGCTCCGGCATCAAGCTGATCAAGTACTGGTTCTCGGTCAGCGACGAGGAGCAGGAGCGCCGCTTCCAGGCCCGGCTGAAGGATCCGACCAAACGGTGGAAGCTCAGCCCGATGGATCTGGAGTCACGCAACCGCTGGCAGGAATACTCCCGCTGCAAGGATGTGATGTTCTACCACACCGACATCAAACAGGCGCCGTGGTTCGTGGTCGAGTCGGACGACAAGCGGCGGGCGCGGCTGAACTGCATCAGTCATCTGCTGTCGATGATCGACTACGAAGACCTCGCCCCCACCCTGACCGAGCTCCCGCCGCGCAAGCCGGCGCGGCGCGGCTACGTCCGCCCCCCGATCAACGAGCAGACCTTCGTGCCGCAGGTCTACTGACCGCCCCCTCCGCAGAGATTCCGCCCCGCCCGGGATCTCGTTGGCGGCGCCGTTGCGGTGTGATCACCTGCCGGCGGAGGGATCGAGCAGTTCAGCCAGCTGTCGGGCGGTGTGCACCGGGCGGTTGCAGGCGAAATTCTCACACAGGTAGGCGGTCGCCCTGCCGTCGATCGCTCCCTGCTCCTTGAGGAAGGGAACAGTCCCGAACAGCGCCGGATCGTGGCGCAGCAGCACCAGCCCGGGGTGAAAGCCGCGCCGGGCCAGCGCCACCATGCGCTCCAGCTCGGGGTCGTCGTCACGGCCGGCGACGACCAGCTCGCGCATCGGCCCCAGGTAGTCGGCCAGCGCCCAGAGCAGCGCGCTACTTCCGGTCGGCGCCTGCGCCATCTGCCCGGCCGCCTGCCGCAGACCGGCCTCCGCCTGCGCGACCAGTCTCATGTCGCCGGTGAGATGGGCCAGCCGCAGCAGGTTGGCCAGCGCCACCGAGTTGCCGGCGGGGGTCGCGCCGTCAAACCACTCGTGCGGCCGGGCGAGCAGCCGCTGATCGCCGCCGTCGGTCAGGTAGAAGCCACCATCCTTCATGGCAAAGCGGGCGCGCATCGCCCGATCGATCGCCACCGCCGCCTGCAGCCAGCGCGGCGTGAAATCTGCCTGGTAGAGCTCGATCAGCCCCCACACCAGCATGGCGTAGTCGTCGAGCGTGCCGTCGATCGCCGCCTGGCCCGCCCGCCAGCGATGGCGCAGCCGCTTGCCGTCCCACATCCGCTCCAGCACGGTGGCCGCAGCGCGCCGGGCCTGGGCAAGCAGTCCATCGTCGCCCAGTCTGGCGGCGGCGTGGGCCAGCGCGGCGATCATCATGCCGTTCCAGTCGGTCAGCACCTTGTCGTCGCGAAACGGCACCGGGCGCTGCGCCCGGGCGGCGAGCAGCCGCCGGCGGATCCGCTCCATGCGCGCCCGGTCGGCATCGAGCGGCGGCTGTGCCAGGAAGGGGATGTTGCGGCCGTTGCGCAGCCGGCGTGCCTCGTCGAGGTAGTTGCCGCGCCGCTCCATGCCCCAGACCCGGGCGGCGAAGACGGCATCCTCCTTGCCGAGGGCCGCCTCCAGCTCGTCGATGCTCCACTGGTAGTAGCGCCCCTCCCCGCCGGCGGAGTCGGCGTCGAGCGCGGAGTAGAAGGCGCCGTCGGGGTCGGTCAGCCGGCGGGCGACGAAGTCGGCGAGCTCGCGCACCACCCGCGCGTGGCGGCCATGACCGGTGGCGGCGAAGGCGTCGCTGTAGGCGAGCATCTGCATCGCCTGGTCGTAGAGCATCTTCTCGAAGTGGGGCACGCGCCAGAAACGGTCGGTGGCGTAGCGGTGAAAACCGAAACCGATCTGGTCGTAGATGCCGCCGGCGCGCATCGCATCGAGGGTTTGCTCGACCATCGCCCGCTCGCCCAGCCGCAGCAGCAGGCGCAGCTTGTGCGGGGAGGGGAACTTGGGCGCATCGCCGAAGCCGCCGGCCTCATGGTCGAACGATTCGGCCAGGGCGGCGCGCGCCCGGGTGAGCAGCGCCTCGGAGAGCGCCGTCCGCCCGGTGGCGGCGGGCATCTCGCGCAGGGCCTGGGTGATGGAATCGGCCGAGGCGAGCAGGCGGGCGCGGTCGTGGTGCCACAACTCGTCGATGCGCCGGATCAGGCTGCGCAGCCCCATCCGGCCGAAGCGATCCTCCTTCGGGATGTAGGTGGCGGCGTAGAACGGGCGACCGTCGGGGGTGAGGATCAGATTGAGCGGCCAGCCGCCGGAGCCGGTCATCATCTGCGCCGCCTCCATGTAGAGCTGGTCGATGTCCGGCCGTTCCTCGCGGTCGACCTTGATGCTGACGAAGAGGGCGTTCATCGCCGCGCCGATCTCCGGATCGGCGAACGACTCCTGCTCCATCACATGGCACCAGTGGCAGGTGGAGTAACCGATGGAGAGGAAGATGGGGCGGTCGAGCCGCCTGGCCAGGGCGAAGGCCTCGTCGCCCCAGGGATACCAGTCGACCGGGTTGTGGGCGTGCTGCTGCAGGTAGGGGCTGGACTGGTCGATCAGATGGTTGACGGCGGCCCTCCCCGCTGCCGGATGCGCGAACGCCGCGACCACGCAGAGCGCGGCCCCACAGAGCGACGGGCTTCCCGGCAGAGCGCTGCTAGTTCTTCGATCTGTCGACGATCTTCGACGCCCCGATCCAGCTCATCATGCCGCGCAGCCGTGCGCCGACCCGCTCGATCTCATGCTCGGCGGCCAGCCGCCGCTTGGCGTTCATCGAGATCTTGCCGGAGTTGCACTCCTCGACGAACTCGCGCGCGAAGTCGCCGTTCTGGATCTCCTTGAGGATGCGGCGCATCTCCGCCCTGGTCTCCTCGTTGATGATGCGCGGCCCGCGGGTGAGGTCGCCATACTCGGCGGTGTTGGAGATCGAGTAGCGCATGTTGGCGATGCCACCCTCGTAGATCAGATCGACGATCAGCTTCACCTCGTGCAGACACTCGAAATAGGCCATCTCGGGCGGATACCCCGCCTCGACCAGCGTCTCGAAGCCGGCGGTGATCAGCGCGGTCAGGCCGCCGCAGAGCACCACCTGTTCACCGAACAGGTCGGTCTCGCACTCGTCGCGGAAGGTGGTCTCGATGGTGCCCGCTCGGGTGCCGCCGTTGGCGCAGGCGTAGGAGAGGGCCACCTCCTTGGCTCGGCCCGAGGCGTCCTGGTAGACGGCGATCAGGCAGGGGACGCCGCCGCCCTGGGTGTAGGTGTGGCGCACCAGATGGCCCGGCCCCTTGGGGGCGATCATGATCACATCGAGATCGGCACGCGGCTGGATGATGCCGAAATGGATGTTGAAGCCATGGGCGAAGGCCAGGGTGGCCCCCTTCTTGAGGTTGGGCTCGATGCTCCGACGATAGACCGCCCCCTGGTTCTCGTCGGGCAGCAGCACCATGACCAGATCGGCGCCGGAGACCGCCTCACCCACCTCTTTGACCGTCAGGCCCGCCGCCTCCGCCTTGGCCCACGACGGAGAGCCCTCGCGCAGGCCTACCGTGACATCGACCCCCGAATCCTTCAGGTTCAGCGCATGGGCGTGCCCCTGCGAACCGTAACCGAGGATGGTCACCTTCTTGCCGCGGATGATCGAGAGATCGGCGTCGTCGTTGTAGTAGACGGTCATTGCCATGGCGGTGGAACTCCTTTGTCTGCGATCGCGCGGCACCCTCTGATCAGGAACGCCGCAACCGGGCGGCGATGCTAGAGTGAAATCGGCGGAAGTCATCCTCGAGCAGAGCGCAACACCTCCATCCGTGGACGTGTTGCTCGACGGAAATCGAAGAGCGCGCGCTCTTCGACCACATTACGATACCGTCGCTTGCAGGCGGGCATGAGAAAATCAGTGCCGGACGACCGATATCCCCGGGCGCGCAAATCACTGGGGCAACACTTCCTTGTCGATCGGCGGGCGATCACCGCCATCGTCTCCGCCATCCCCGAGGGGAGCAGTGTGTTGGAGATCGGCCCCGGTCGAGGTGCGTTGACCCGGCCGCTGCTGCGGCGCGCGGGGCGGCTCGTGGTGATCGAAAAAGACGACCGGCTGGCCGCCGAGTGGCAACGGGTCGCCGAGGAGTGGGCCGGGCTCCGTGTCATCCACGGCGATGTGATGGAGGAGCTGGAGGCGACCCTGTGCCGCCACCGCCCCGACTGGATCGTCGGCAACCTGCCCTACAACATCAGCGGTCCGCTCACCGCACGGCTGGTCGCCCGCACCCTGCCCGGTGGCATGGTCTTGATGTACCAGAAGGAGGTGGCCGACCGGATCGGCGCGGAGCCGGGCTGCGGCCGCGGATGCGGTGCCATCGGCGTGATCAGCCGCTACTGCTGGCGGATCACGCGACTGCTGCGCCTGCCACCCGGGGCCTTCGCTCCGCCACCCAGGGTGCACTCGGCGGTGCTACGCTTCACCCCCAACGGCCGGTCGTTCGATGCCGAGGCGTTTGCCGCCCTGCAGCGCTGCGTGCGCACTGGCTTCGCTCATCGGCGCAAGACCATCGCCAACAACCTACGCGGGCGGATCGAACCCGAAATGCTCCGTGGCTGCGGCATCGACCCCGCGCTGCGGCCGGAACAGTTGACCCAGGCGCAGTGGCTACGTCTTGCCGCCGCCCTCACCTGACGCACCCTCGCGCACCCTGGCAACGAAACGAAGACATGGGGTGCCGGAGGCCAGACGCACCTCGAGCGCCGGCAGCCGCTTCGAGCGGAAACCGAAGGCGCGACACCCGTAGGGGCGCTCGGGCTGCCAGGTGATCTGCAGATGGCGGCAGCGCCGGCAGTCGGGATCCCGCCCCCGTCCGTCATTCACCTGTAGACCACCGCGCAGCCTCGGGGGGCGGGATGATTGCCGCCCCCTCCCCGAAGACAGAACGTTCCATCCCCTCCGCCGCCGCACCGGCGAAGCCTTTCGCACCATCCGCACGCCACCGCCGTAGAGCCACCATCTGCGACGCGAACTCCAGCGGCAGGAGTACCGCTTGCCAAGCGCCGTCCACACCCTATCATGCGCCCCCTTTCCTGGGGGGATGGCTGTGGAGAACACGCCTGCACGAACACCTCTTCGAAACCCTTTCCACCAACAGGAGCCGATCCCAAACGTGACACAGCGACGCTATCTGATCGCAGGCAACTGGAAGATGAACGGCGTACTCGCCGAAGCGCGTGAGTTCGTGCGCAATCTGGAGGAGAACCCGGCGCCGGAGCGGGTCGAGGTGGCGCTGATGCCCCCATTCACCCTGCTTCATCCGCTGGCGGAGAAGCTGAGCGCCCGCGGCATCCGGCTCGGTGCGCAGAACGTCTACTACGAGCCCAAGGGGGCCTTTACCGGTTCGATCTCGCCGCTGATGCTGCGTGACGCCGGCTGCCACTACGTCATCCTGGGCCACTCCGAGCGGCGCGACATCATGGGGGAGAGCGACGAGGTGATCCACCACAAGCTGCTCGCCGCGTGGGACGCCGGGCTGGAGCCGATCCTCTGCATCGGCGAGCATCTGGAAGAGCGCAAGGGCGGCGCCACCAACGCCGTACTGGAGCGGCAACTGGCGCTGCTGGAGGGAACGGATCCGAAGAAGGCGTTGACCATCGCCTACGAGCCCGTTTGGGCCATCGGCACCGGTGTGACCCCCACCCACGACGAGGTGCGCGATGCCCACGCCTTCATCCACGAACGGCTGCACAGCTTCGGCCGTGACTGCCGGGTGCTCTACGGCGGCAGCGTCAACCCGAAGAACGCCGCCGGCCTGCTCTCCCTGGAAGGAGTCGACGGCGCCCTGGTCGGCGGCGCCAGCTTGAAGGCGGAATCCTTCTCACGGATCATCGCCGCTGCCAGCGGGATCGACCGGTGAAGCCACAGGGTACGCAATCCGATGCATGGACCGCCGATATGGCGGGAGGGATGCGGTGACCACGCTGCTGGTGACCATCCACGTCATCGTGGCGTTCCTGCTGATCGGCGTCGTTCTGATCCAGCGCGGCCAGGGCGCGGAGATGGGGGCGTCGTTCGGCGGCGGCGGCGCACAGACGCTCTTCGGCAGCCGCGGGTCGGGCTCGTTCCTCGGCAAGCTGACCGGTGCGCTGGCTGGGATCTTCATGCTGACCAGCCTGACGCTCGCCTTCTTCACCCAGCAGCATACCGGCTCGGTGGTGGAGCGGGCGGTCACAAGCGTGCCGACACAGCCCGGGCCGGTGAAGCGGCCGATTCCGATCCCGAACGGCGCGGCGGGGCACATGGGGCAGGGCAAGGCTGCAGACGGGAAGCGCACCGGAGGCACGACCCCGGCCCAGGAGCTTCCCCCCGCCGAGTGACCACAACAGGCCACAGCGGGTGGCGGCGGTGCCACGCAATGTGTCGCGCGTTCGGAGCGGATCGAGGGAACAGAATTCACAAGCCGATGTGGTGGAATTGGTAGACACGCCATCTTGAGGGGGTGGTGGGGAAACCCGTGCTGGTTCGACTCCAGTCATCGGCACCATATCGCTGTCCGGCAGCGTCCGAGAGAGGCTCGCAAGTATAAAGCTTGCGGGCCTTTTTCTTTGATTGTTCGTCCGATATCGTCTAAGCCAACCCGGTGAAATCCCATCCGTCCGCCATCATCCGGAAGCACCCGCAGGGTGAAACTTGCAGGCGTCGTTCCGGTCTATGCGGCTACTCCGAGGCCTCCTGCTTGAGCCGGGCGAGGAAGAGCAGCGCATCGATCGGCCGCATCCGCTCGGGATCGCAGCCGTCGATCTGCTCCTTGAGCCGACGCAGGCGCAACAGCTCCCGCTCCTGCTTGCGCCGCTCGGCCGCGACGAAGAGGCTCGGCTGATCCGCCTCCGCCTCCATCCGCAGCTCCGCCTCGTGTTCCAGCGCAAACAGCCGCATCTCCGCCTGCTTGACCACATGGGGCGGCAGACCGGCCAGCCGGGCGACGGCGATGCCGTAGGAGCGGTCGGCCGCCCGCTCTTCCACTGCGTGCATGAAGATCACCTCACCCTCCCACTCGCGCACCTTGACCGAGGCATTGAAGGCGGCGCGGCAGTCGTTGGGCAGGGTGGTCAGCTCGTGGTAGTGGGTGGCGAACAGGGTCAGCACATCGCGGCTGGTGGCCAGCGACTCGGCCACCGCCCAGGCGATGGCCAGGCCGTCGCGCGTGCTGGTGCCGCGCCCGATCTCGTCGACGATGACCAGCGCCCGCGGACGCAGTTTATTGAGGATGCGCGCGGTCTCGATCATCTCGACCATGAAGGTGGAGCGCCCGCTGGCCAGATCGTCGCCGGCGCCGATGCGGGTGAAGAGCTGGCGGATCAACGGGATCTCCGCCTCCTCCGCAGGTACGAAGCAGCCGGCGTGGGCGAGCCAGACCGCCCAGGCCACCTGCCGCATGTAGGTCGACTTGCCCCCCATGTTCGGCCCGGTGAGCAGCATGAAGCGGCGGTGCTCCATATCCATGCGGCAGTCGTTGGCCACGAAGGGACCATCCCCCCCGACCATCCGCTCCACCACCGGATGGCGCCCGCCGATGATGCGCAGCGTACCGCCGTCATGCATGCGCGGCCGACAGTAGCCGTAGTCGCGGGCGACGGTGGCGAAACAGACCAACAGATCGAGGGTCGCCACCGCAGCGGCGGCGCGCTGGATCGCCTGCCCGTGCCGCGCGATGTGCCGGGCGATCTCCCCGATCAACTCCTGCTCGCGGGCGGCGGCCGCCTCACGGGCGCCGAGGATCTCGCGCTCGTAGTCGTGCAGCGCATCGGTGATGTAGCGCTCGGCGTGGACCAGTGTCTGCTTGCGCACGTAGTCGGGCGGCACCGACGCCGCCTGCGCCCTGGAAACCTCGATGAAGTAGCCGAAGACCTTGTTGTACTTCACCCGCAGGTTGGCGATGCCTGTACGTTCGCGCTGCTGCTGCTCATAGTCGGCCAGCCAGGAGTCGGCGTTGCGCGATGCGGCGCGCAGCCGGTCCAGCTCCTCGTCAAAGCCCTCGCGCACCACGCCGCCGTCGCGCAGCAGCGCCGGCGGGGCATCGGCGATCGCCCGCTGCAGATGGTCGGCCAGCGCCTCCAACCCGAGGCAGGCGCTGCGCAGCCCGGTGAAGAGCCCGCCGCGATCGACCAGTTCCGCCGCCAGATCGGGCAGCAGTTCCAAGCTGTCGGCCATGCCGCGAAAATCACGCGGATAGGCTCGTCCCAGCGCGATGCGCGCCAGCATCCGCTCCATGTCGCGCACTCCGGCCAGCCGCCCACGCAACCGCTCGGCGGTCTCGAAATCGTCGACCAGACTCGCCACCGCCGCATGGCGCCGTTCGATCTCCTCCAGATCGCACAACGGGCGGTCGAGCCAGTCGCGCAACAGCCGGGCTCCCATCGGGGTGACCGTCCGGTCGAGCACCGCGATCAGGCTCCCCTGGCGCCGGCCGGAGAGGGTGGCGTGCAGTTCGAGATTGCGCCTGCTGCCGGCATCGATCTGCAGATAGCGCCCCTCCTCCTCGTGGTAGACCGGCAGTTGCAGGTGGGGCAGCGCGGCGCGTTGGGTCTGCTGCAGGTAGACCAGCACCGCCCCGACCGCCGCGGCCACCTGCGGCACGCCATCGAGATTGAGCGCATCGAAGTCCGCCACCCCGAAGAGTTCGCGCAGCCGCTCGGCGGCCACCTGCGGCTGGAAGCTCCAGTCGCCGGGGCGGGTCACACCACAGCCGCAGGAGTACTCATCGTCGTTGCGCAACAGCAGCTCGGCCGGACGCGCCACGGCCAGCGCCTCATCGAGCGCCGATGCGCCTTCACCGGCGAAGAGGCGCCAACCGCCGGTGGAGAGATCGACCGCCGCCACCCCCCACCGCTCCCCGTCGTCGTCGCGGACCAGCGCCGCCAACGCCCGCCGTTCCGAACGGTCGAGCAACCCCGACTCGGTCAGGGTGCCCGGCGTGATGATGCGCACCACCTCCCGCCGCACCGGACCGGATCGCCCGTCGGGCGGCTCCATCTGCTCGCAGATCGCCACCCGCTCGCCAGCGGCGACCAGCCGCGCCAGGTACCCCTCGGCCTGATGCCACGGCACCCCGGCCATCGGAATATCCTTGCCGTCCGACTTGCCCCGCCTGGTCAGGGCGATGTCGAGCAGGCGCGACGCCTTGACCGCGTCGTCGAAGAACATCTCGTAGAAGTCGCCCATGCGGTAGAAGAGGATGCAGTCGGGGTGCTCCGCCTTGATGGCGAGATACTGGCGCATCACCGGCGTGTGGCCGGCGAAACGCGCGTCGGTGGAGCCGCCCCCCTTCGTGCCGTCGCTCACTTGCGCCAGAACTCCGGCATCAGCAGGGCGAAGAAGCTGAAAATCTCCAGCCGCCCGAGGATCATGGCGAACATCAACGCCGCCTTGGCGCCGTCGGGCAGCGCCAGATAGTTGGAGGCCGGGCCGACCGCGCCGAAGCCGGGGCCGGTATTGGTGATGCAGGCGGCCGATGCGGCAAACGCGGTCAGCATGTCGACCCCGCAGGCGGCAACAAGGATCGCCACCACGAAGAAGCAGAAGATGTAGAGCACGAAGAAGCCCCACAGGCTCTGCATCACCGGCATGGAGAGGCTCGATTCCCCAAGCTTGACGTGGATCACCCCGTGGGGGTGGATCAGCCGCCGCACCTCACGCAGCCCCTGACGAAAGAGCAACAGCACCCGCACCACCTTCATCCCGCCGCCGGTCGATCCGGCGCATGCGCCGACGAACATCGCAGCCAACAGCAGCATCCCCACCCCGGGCGACCAGGCGCTGTAGTCGCTCACCGCAAAGCCGGTGGTGGTGGCGATCGAGACCACGTTGAAGAGCACATCCCCCCAGGCGACCTCCGGCCGGTCGAGCACCAGCAGCGAAACCAGCGCCACCAGCAGCAGCAGCCATTTGCCATAGACGCGGAACTCGTCGTCCTCCAGATAGATGCGCGGGGAGAAACCGTTACGCACGGCGGCGAAGTGGAGCGTGAAGTTGATTCCGGCCAGCAGCATGAACAGCACGATGAGCCCGCGAATGAGCGGGGAATGGAAATAGCCGATGCTGGCGTCGTGGGTGGAGAAGCCGCCGATGGCCACGGTGCACATGGCGTGGTTGACCGCATCGAACGGCCCCATGCCGGCCAGCCAGAGGGCGAGCGCGGTCACCGCGGTCATGGCGATGTAGAGATACCAGAGGATCTTCGCCGTCTCGGTCACCCGCGCGGTCAGCTTGTCCTTGGTCGGCCCAGGCACCTCGGCGCGGAAGAGCTGCATGCCGCCCACCCCGAGCAGCGGCATCACCGCGACCGCCAGCACGATGATCCCCATCCCGCCGGCCCACTCCTGCAGCGACCGCCAGAAGAGGATGCTGCGCGGCAGATGGTCCAGACCGACCAGTACGGTCGCTCCGGTGGTGGTCAGGCCCGAGGTCGATTCGAACAGGCCGTTGATCACGCTGTGGCACACCCCGGTGGTCCAGAAGGGGACCGCGCCGAAGAGCGACAGCTCCACCCAGGCGAGCGCGACGATGAGAAAGCCGTCCTTGTGCGACACCTGCTGCGGGGCGCCGCCGCCGACGCGCTGCATGATCAACCCGAGCAGACAGACGATGGAGCCGGCGAGGACGAAATGGTAGCCGTGGCCGGAGTGGTCGTAGACGGCGATGGCCGCCGGCAGCACCATCACCAGTCCGAAACAGGAGGTCAGCACCCCCAGCGTCCACAACACCCCCCGCGGATGCACCGGCTAGAAGAATTCCAGATGGACTTCGAACAGCCGCTCCACCTGTGCCAACGAAGCCCGGCGGGTGACCACCACCACATGGTCCCCCGCCTCCACCCGACAGGCGCCGTCGGGGATGATCACCTCCTCCCCGCGTACAACGGCGCCGATGAGGGTGCTCTCCGGCAACCGCAAGGCGGCCAGCGGTGCCGAGGTGATCTGCGAGGTCTCCATCGCCTCCGCCTCCAACACCTCGAGCGATCCGTCACCAACGGTGGAGAGGCCGTAGACCCGCCCGCGCCGCACATGACGCAGGATGGAAGCCGCGGTGGTGAAGCGGGGAGAGACCACATTGCTCAGGCCGATCACCTGCAGCAGGCCTCCATAGATGTCCCGGTTGATCAGGGTAACGGTGTGCGGCACCTCGTACTGGCGCGAGATCAGGCTGCTCAGGATGTTGACCTCGTCGTCGTTGGTCAGTGCCAGGAAGTCGTCCATCTGGCGAATCGCCTCCTCCTCGAGCAACGACCGGTCCAGCGCATCCCCCTGGATCACCGTCCCCCGATCGAGATGTTCGGCCAGCCATTCGCTGCGCTCATGGTTGTGTTCGATCACCTTCACATGGGCACCGAGACGCAACAGGGAGCGCGCCACCTGAAAACCGATGTTTCCACCGCCGACCACCATCACATTCCGCTCGGTCTGTTTGCATACGTCCAGCCCGACCACGGCCATGAAGCGATCGACGTGCTTGCGCTCCACCGCCGCATAGATGGTATCGCCGACCAGCAAGACGCTGCCGGCACCGGGAACGCGCCACACGCCGTTGTGCTCATGGGCGACGATGTTGAGCGGCAGGGAGGAGGGAACCACCTCGGCCAGATTGCCCACGGCCATCCCCACCAGATCGCTCTTCGGCGGAATCCGCACCCCGACGAGCGAGATGCGCCCGTCGGCGAACTCCTGCATGTCGACGGCATCGGAGACCAGGAAGCGCCGGACCACCGCCTTGGCCGCCTCCTTCTCCGGCGAGATGACCAGATCGATCGGCAGATCATCCCGACCAAACAGTTGGTTTGCATGCTCCATGTAGTCGTGGTTGCGGATACGGGCCATCTTGGTGGTCACCTGGAAGAGGGAGTGGGCCACCTGACAGGCCAGCATGTTGACCTCATCGACGGCGGTGGCGGCGATCAGCAGCTCGGCGTCGGCCGCCCCCGCCCGGCGCAGAATCGAAGGCTGGGCGGCATTGCCCAGCACCGTCTGCACATCCATGTTGTCCGCCACCCGCTGCAACCGCTCCTCGTTGTTGTCCACCACCGAGACGTTGTTGCCGTCGACCGCAAGCCGCTGGGCGATGTTGTAGCCCACCTCCCCCGCACCGAGGATGACGATGTTCATGACCCCGACTCCTCACGTTCGATGCCGAGCGCGCGGATCTTGCGGTGGAGCTGGCTGCGCTCCATCCCGATGGCCTGAGCGGTCCGGCTGATGTTCCAGTCATGGGCGATCAGGCTGCGCCGCAGGAAATCGCGCTCGAAGCGGGC
Proteins encoded in this region:
- the mutS gene encoding DNA mismatch repair protein MutS; translated protein: MMRQYLAIKAEHPDCILFYRMGDFYEMFFDDAVKASRLLDIALTRRGKSDGKDIPMAGVPWHQAEGYLARLVAAGERVAICEQMEPPDGRSGPVRREVVRIITPGTLTESGLLDRSERRALAALVRDDDGERWGVAAVDLSTGGWRLFAGEGASALDEALAVARPAELLLRNDDEYSCGCGVTRPGDWSFQPQVAAERLRELFGVADFDALNLDGVPQVAAAVGAVLVYLQQTQRAALPHLQLPVYHEEEGRYLQIDAGSRRNLELHATLSGRRQGSLIAVLDRTVTPMGARLLRDWLDRPLCDLEEIERRHAAVASLVDDFETAERLRGRLAGVRDMERMLARIALGRAYPRDFRGMADSLELLPDLAAELVDRGGLFTGLRSACLGLEALADHLQRAIADAPPALLRDGGVVREGFDEELDRLRAASRNADSWLADYEQQQRERTGIANLRVKYNKVFGYFIEVSRAQAASVPPDYVRKQTLVHAERYITDALHDYEREILGAREAAAAREQELIGEIARHIARHGQAIQRAAAAVATLDLLVCFATVARDYGYCRPRMHDGGTLRIIGGRHPVVERMVGGDGPFVANDCRMDMEHRRFMLLTGPNMGGKSTYMRQVAWAVWLAHAGCFVPAEEAEIPLIRQLFTRIGAGDDLASGRSTFMVEMIETARILNKLRPRALVIVDEIGRGTSTRDGLAIAWAVAESLATSRDVLTLFATHYHELTTLPNDCRAAFNASVKVREWEGEVIFMHAVEERAADRSYGIAVARLAGLPPHVVKQAEMRLFALEHEAELRMEAEADQPSLFVAAERRKQERELLRLRRLKEQIDGCDPERMRPIDALLFLARLKQEASE
- a CDS encoding potassium transporter, whose translation is MVLPAAIAVYDHSGHGYHFVLAGSIVCLLGLIMQRVGGGAPQQVSHKDGFLIVALAWVELSLFGAVPFWTTGVCHSVINGLFESTSGLTTTGATVLVGLDHLPRSILFWRSLQEWAGGMGIIVLAVAVMPLLGVGGMQLFRAEVPGPTKDKLTARVTETAKILWYLYIAMTAVTALALWLAGMGPFDAVNHAMCTVAIGGFSTHDASIGYFHSPLIRGLIVLFMLLAGINFTLHFAAVRNGFSPRIYLEDDEFRVYGKWLLLLVALVSLLVLDRPEVAWGDVLFNVVSIATTTGFAVSDYSAWSPGVGMLLLAAMFVGACAGSTGGGMKVVRVLLLFRQGLREVRRLIHPHGVIHVKLGESSLSMPVMQSLWGFFVLYIFCFFVVAILVAACGVDMLTAFAASAACITNTGPGFGAVGPASNYLALPDGAKAALMFAMILGRLEIFSFFALLMPEFWRK
- the trkA gene encoding Trk system potassium transporter TrkA, with protein sequence MNIVILGAGEVGYNIAQRLAVDGNNVSVVDNNEERLQRVADNMDVQTVLGNAAQPSILRRAGAADAELLIAATAVDEVNMLACQVAHSLFQVTTKMARIRNHDYMEHANQLFGRDDLPIDLVISPEKEAAKAVVRRFLVSDAVDMQEFADGRISLVGVRIPPKSDLVGMAVGNLAEVVPSSLPLNIVAHEHNGVWRVPGAGSVLLVGDTIYAAVERKHVDRFMAVVGLDVCKQTERNVMVVGGGNIGFQVARSLLRLGAHVKVIEHNHERSEWLAEHLDRGTVIQGDALDRSLLEEEAIRQMDDFLALTNDDEVNILSSLISRQYEVPHTVTLINRDIYGGLLQVIGLSNVVSPRFTTAASILRHVRRGRVYGLSTVGDGSLEVLEAEAMETSQITSAPLAALRLPESTLIGAVVRGEEVIIPDGACRVEAGDHVVVVTRRASLAQVERLFEVHLEFF